The following coding sequences are from one Shewanella eurypsychrophilus window:
- the mtr gene encoding tryptophan permease produces the protein MANHMNAAKNKVASKSLLGGAMIIAGTAVGAGMFSLPVVGAGMWFSYSIIMMIGVWFCMLVSGLLLLETNLHFEPGASFDTLTRETLGNFWRIINGLSIAFVLYILAYAYISGGGSIVNHSLEAAGIELPQSVAGLVFALGLAFIVFISTKAVDRITTIMLGGMVITFFLAVGNLLIDIDTVKLFKPDGETSYLPYMLAALPFGLVSFGYHGNVPSLVKYYGKDPSTIIKAIVLGTVIAFIIYVCWLVATMGNIPRSGFVDIIAQGGNMGVLVGALSGVMASDWLTSMLTVFANLAVASSFLGVTLGLFDYLADLFGFDESRSGRLKTATITFVPPTVLGLLFPNGFLIAIGFAALAATIWAAIVPAMMAYKVRQIYPESDSFTVPGGTLVIAIVILFGIVTGACHLLAMAELLPVYG, from the coding sequence ATGGCTAACCATATGAATGCCGCCAAAAATAAAGTGGCCAGTAAATCTCTACTTGGTGGAGCCATGATTATTGCGGGTACCGCAGTGGGTGCCGGTATGTTTTCTTTGCCCGTTGTCGGTGCGGGGATGTGGTTTAGCTACTCGATAATCATGATGATTGGCGTGTGGTTTTGTATGCTCGTTTCCGGTTTATTGTTACTTGAGACCAATCTACATTTCGAGCCCGGGGCTAGCTTCGATACATTGACTCGTGAAACTTTAGGTAACTTCTGGCGAATTATTAACGGTCTATCGATCGCATTTGTTCTCTATATTCTGGCTTATGCTTATATTAGTGGTGGCGGTTCTATTGTGAACCATAGCTTAGAGGCTGCTGGTATTGAGCTCCCTCAGAGTGTGGCAGGACTGGTTTTCGCTTTAGGTTTGGCATTTATTGTTTTTATCAGCACCAAGGCTGTGGACAGGATCACAACCATAATGCTGGGTGGTATGGTTATTACTTTCTTTCTCGCTGTAGGCAATTTGCTGATCGATATCGATACTGTGAAACTATTTAAACCCGATGGTGAGACAAGCTACCTGCCATATATGCTAGCTGCGTTACCATTTGGTTTAGTCAGCTTCGGCTATCACGGTAATGTGCCTAGTTTAGTTAAATATTATGGTAAAGATCCTAGTACCATAATTAAGGCTATCGTTTTAGGCACTGTGATTGCCTTTATTATTTATGTCTGTTGGTTAGTTGCAACCATGGGTAATATCCCCAGAAGTGGATTTGTCGATATTATTGCTCAAGGCGGTAATATGGGGGTACTTGTAGGGGCTCTTTCCGGTGTTATGGCCAGTGATTGGCTAACGAGTATGCTAACCGTTTTTGCTAATCTAGCTGTCGCTTCCTCTTTTCTTGGGGTTACCTTAGGTTTGTTCGATTACCTTGCGGATCTTTTTGGCTTTGATGAGTCTCGTTCTGGTCGTTTGAAGACTGCGACTATTACGTTTGTTCCTCCAACGGTATTGGGCCTGCTATTCCCTAATGGTTTCTTGATTGCCATCGGCTTTGCAGCCTTAGCTGCGACAATTTGGGCTGCCATAGTGCCGGCTATGATGGCTTATAAAGTAAGACAAATATATCCCGAATCCGATAGTTTTACTGTACCGGGTGGGACGCTAGTCATCGCTATCGTGATCTTATTTGGGATAGTCACTGGGGCCTGCCATCTACTGGCTATGGCTGAGCTGTTACCCGTTTATGGCTAG
- the bluB gene encoding 5,6-dimethylbenzimidazole synthase — MKITQAERDAVYKTIFNRRDVRSEFKSDTIPDDVLMRILTAAHHAPSVGFMQPWDFVIVKSDETKQRLKQGFLKANAEAELLFEGERKDQYRALKLEGILEAPIGICITCDRTRTGPVVLGRTANLDMDLYSSVCAVQNLWLAARAENIGVGWVSIIHDEVLHQTLGIPEHIVPVAYLCLGYVSTFYEKPELEKKGWLRRRPLETLIHEEQWQAK, encoded by the coding sequence TTGAAAATCACTCAAGCTGAAAGAGATGCAGTTTATAAGACGATCTTTAATCGTCGTGATGTCAGATCTGAATTTAAGTCCGACACCATCCCGGATGACGTTTTGATGCGAATTCTGACAGCAGCGCATCATGCGCCAAGTGTCGGTTTTATGCAGCCATGGGATTTTGTGATTGTCAAAAGTGATGAAACTAAACAACGACTCAAACAAGGTTTTTTGAAGGCGAATGCCGAGGCTGAACTGCTGTTTGAGGGGGAGCGTAAAGATCAATACCGTGCTTTGAAATTAGAAGGGATCTTAGAAGCACCTATTGGCATCTGTATTACCTGCGATCGAACCCGAACAGGCCCTGTAGTGTTAGGGCGTACGGCAAATCTGGACATGGACCTTTATAGCTCTGTTTGCGCAGTACAGAATTTATGGCTAGCTGCCCGAGCAGAAAATATAGGCGTTGGTTGGGTAAGCATTATTCATGATGAGGTTTTGCATCAGACCTTAGGCATTCCGGAGCACATAGTGCCAGTTGCTTATCTCTGTTTAGGCTATGTAAGTACGTTTTATGAAAAACCTGAATTAGAGAAAAAAGGTTGGCTTAGAAGAAGGCCTCTCGAGACGCTCATTCATGAAGAGCAGTGGCAAGCAAAGTAA
- a CDS encoding AraC family transcriptional regulator yields MKFNTSFIRVCYIKMIFRGVEEVFGLTSADLGIPQTLMKEPMTLIPFSEVSSWLSRLEQLSQDPSYMMKIAKYLHYSRLDIPGISFLSSTDLAMSVRRINYGISSFHSGASYYIIQSGKIIKWCYRNPYVFNQQKSHDSLRVAIMLSNALKHFLGDDYRPLQLYLSGPSVGQQEAESLFNCQVVWNAPQTEIWIDTSVLVQQPSSLQLDSTVSMPRSLFEQYLDMPQPHDTPKILFEMVNYARYYGLPKVDDVAALFNISRQQLQRRLQLHGFNFSNMCGYIISNQAIKYMLEGKNIEEITQLLGYANKQSFSKAFKRTRNCTPQQYLDRIKP; encoded by the coding sequence ATGAAATTTAATACCTCATTTATTAGGGTGTGTTACATCAAGATGATATTTAGAGGCGTTGAAGAGGTCTTTGGGTTAACGTCTGCGGATCTCGGTATACCTCAGACACTCATGAAGGAGCCGATGACTCTGATCCCTTTTTCAGAGGTGTCCAGTTGGCTAAGTCGCCTTGAACAGCTCAGTCAAGATCCTAGCTACATGATGAAGATTGCTAAATATTTGCATTATTCTAGATTGGACATTCCTGGAATTAGCTTCTTATCAAGCACAGATCTTGCTATGAGTGTAAGGCGAATAAACTATGGTATTTCTAGTTTTCACTCGGGTGCCAGTTACTACATCATTCAATCAGGCAAGATAATTAAATGGTGTTACCGCAACCCTTATGTCTTTAACCAGCAAAAAAGTCATGACTCACTACGGGTCGCGATCATGCTCTCCAACGCGCTAAAACACTTTCTTGGTGATGACTATCGACCATTACAGCTTTATCTCAGTGGCCCCAGTGTCGGCCAACAAGAAGCTGAATCTCTTTTCAATTGCCAGGTTGTCTGGAATGCTCCTCAAACAGAGATCTGGATAGATACTAGCGTACTCGTGCAGCAGCCAAGTTCACTACAGCTAGATAGTACTGTTTCTATGCCACGTTCTCTGTTCGAGCAATATTTGGATATGCCTCAGCCACACGACACACCTAAAATATTATTTGAAATGGTAAATTATGCTAGGTATTACGGCTTACCTAAGGTCGATGATGTCGCTGCTCTATTTAATATTTCCCGGCAACAGCTTCAACGCCGGTTACAGCTTCATGGCTTTAACTTTAGTAATATGTGCGGGTACATAATTAGCAATCAGGCAATCAAATACATGTTAGAAGGCAAAAATATTGAGGAGATCACTCAATTACTAGGTTACGCGAATAAACAGAGCTTCAGCAAAGCCTTCAAACGAACCAGAAACTGCACCCCACAGCAATACCTTGATAGAATCAAGCCATGA
- a CDS encoding MFS transporter gives MSLISMPFVDTGVDSLLHVVAAVVMVATVAAMAIGFWKIHELPINKAHKEDHHQIGLITALTWIGFVWHWVWVVAVFVAFVDGEKALRRIRDIWREEHSSKGKPVIENNEGNTNA, from the coding sequence ATGAGTTTAATCAGTATGCCATTTGTTGATACAGGAGTGGATAGCTTACTTCATGTCGTAGCGGCTGTTGTTATGGTTGCAACGGTAGCAGCAATGGCAATAGGTTTTTGGAAAATTCATGAGCTACCAATCAATAAAGCGCATAAGGAAGATCATCACCAGATAGGTTTGATAACTGCACTGACTTGGATAGGCTTTGTGTGGCATTGGGTATGGGTTGTCGCGGTATTTGTAGCATTTGTTGATGGTGAAAAGGCATTACGTCGTATACGGGATATTTGGCGAGAAGAACATTCTAGTAAAGGCAAACCTGTGATTGAAAATAACGAGGGGAATACCAATGCTTGA
- a CDS encoding HlyD family secretion protein: MLEGLAVWALFIYLLRMVGMPWNKLTQGFSYIGGGAWLLFVWVGLLNYTPMDLSGGSLVQSPHIQLRPASSQIKGQVKHIYVLPNQRVEAGQLIYELDDEPYQISLNKAAVAKTSAELELALAKEDVNLAKKEHQAAITDIDISENQLAAGTKDLKWKQKTLARFIEQNRVVPDTITKSQLDEQANNVDIAQARVNAYTSQVEKANLAAHTTKLDIDKAMLTVQSRSSDLQGELENVAQAQWNLDSTKIYAPANGYVTNFIMREGQFVGVMPRIQMYTDEKYVLMRVNHQAIRNVKVGQRAEFASAVYPGKVFNAEVEGIIEATGESQGSLLARDDNVRQTTGLNVNNKHHFVRLKLNEPGDYDIPVGAVGLAWISGEKPIAFLAFLDVIRGIVIRMKSQIYYFYSL, from the coding sequence ATGCTTGAAGGTTTAGCCGTATGGGCGCTTTTTATCTACTTACTTCGCATGGTCGGTATGCCTTGGAATAAATTAACTCAAGGGTTCTCCTATATTGGTGGTGGGGCTTGGTTGCTATTTGTTTGGGTTGGCTTACTTAACTACACGCCTATGGATCTGTCTGGCGGTTCATTAGTTCAGTCGCCTCATATTCAGCTTAGACCCGCATCAAGTCAGATAAAGGGGCAAGTGAAGCATATCTATGTTTTGCCTAATCAGAGGGTTGAAGCCGGTCAGCTTATTTATGAGCTGGATGATGAGCCCTATCAAATATCCTTAAATAAAGCGGCAGTGGCTAAGACATCAGCTGAACTTGAACTCGCGCTGGCTAAAGAGGATGTTAACCTGGCTAAGAAAGAGCATCAGGCTGCAATTACAGATATTGATATCAGTGAAAATCAACTCGCTGCGGGTACAAAAGATTTAAAATGGAAGCAGAAAACACTGGCGCGTTTTATTGAGCAAAACCGGGTAGTTCCGGATACGATCACTAAGAGCCAACTTGACGAACAGGCAAATAATGTTGATATCGCCCAAGCAAGAGTCAATGCATACACCTCCCAGGTAGAGAAGGCGAATCTTGCTGCCCACACGACAAAATTAGATATTGATAAAGCCATGTTGACTGTTCAGAGTAGAAGCTCTGATCTACAGGGTGAGCTTGAAAATGTGGCACAGGCGCAATGGAATCTAGATAGCACAAAAATATATGCTCCTGCCAATGGATATGTAACAAACTTCATCATGCGTGAGGGGCAGTTTGTCGGTGTTATGCCTAGAATTCAGATGTATACCGACGAAAAGTATGTCTTGATGCGAGTTAATCATCAGGCCATTCGTAATGTTAAAGTCGGCCAGAGGGCTGAGTTTGCTTCTGCTGTTTACCCTGGAAAGGTTTTTAATGCCGAAGTAGAAGGGATCATCGAAGCGACAGGAGAGTCACAAGGTAGTTTGCTCGCTAGAGACGATAATGTTCGTCAGACGACAGGCCTTAATGTGAATAACAAGCATCACTTCGTGCGCCTAAAGCTTAATGAGCCCGGTGATTATGATATTCCGGTTGGTGCTGTGGGGCTGGCATGGATTTCGGGTGAGAAGCCAATTGCTTTCTTGGCTTTTCTAGATGTGATCCGTGGAATAGTGATAAGAATGAAGTCACAGATTTACTACTTTTACTCACTCTAA
- a CDS encoding GGDEF domain-containing protein has translation MSSLIQGCRYFILPLLITALTLFFIQETKSSWQIWDGIIEQLPYWLLSIAALLALQFNRSRLAYLAVLLLAFYLSQHSSAQIFLPLSQYTTEIFIGGTLVIACFGFTKDRGLLSSHGVIRGLGIAIGMGLGFLWLSGLNLYQAEIRTALPFALSQQFQIMLPVYVCSALLISRAIWQANLVNTSILTTLGIWIFYYFQPNTLPLAVLMSSLAVIYLFTILIDSYFLAYRDELTGLASRRALYNLVLSLGRKYSVAMLDIDHFKKFNDTYGHDVGDQVLRLVAAKMARVSGGGKVFRYGGEEFTIVFPRKDADSILDDLEDVRESIEEYRIVLRNDKRKKQNNSQNKAKRNKAKSPATKTVSVTISIGVAERLSGETFDQSMKRADEALYRAKKKGRNQTCL, from the coding sequence TTGTCATCTCTTATTCAAGGATGTCGTTATTTCATCCTGCCACTTTTAATTACAGCCCTAACACTTTTCTTTATTCAGGAGACTAAATCGAGCTGGCAAATCTGGGACGGGATAATCGAACAACTCCCCTATTGGCTTCTGTCTATCGCGGCATTATTGGCATTACAATTTAACCGCAGTCGTCTGGCTTATTTAGCCGTGTTGCTGTTGGCCTTCTATTTGAGTCAGCATAGTTCCGCTCAAATTTTTCTTCCCTTAAGCCAATACACCACTGAAATATTTATCGGTGGAACACTTGTCATCGCATGCTTTGGCTTCACAAAAGATCGCGGACTTCTTTCCTCACATGGTGTTATACGGGGTCTTGGGATTGCTATAGGGATGGGTTTGGGATTCCTTTGGTTATCAGGATTAAACCTGTACCAAGCTGAAATAAGAACAGCACTCCCTTTTGCGCTATCACAACAGTTTCAAATTATGCTGCCTGTGTATGTTTGCTCTGCTCTACTGATCAGTCGTGCTATTTGGCAGGCAAATTTAGTCAATACCTCTATCTTAACAACATTAGGTATCTGGATATTTTATTACTTTCAGCCAAACACTCTGCCTCTTGCCGTGCTTATGTCATCATTAGCCGTGATCTATCTTTTTACCATCTTGATAGACTCCTATTTTCTTGCCTACCGAGACGAACTGACCGGGCTAGCTTCGCGCCGTGCCCTCTATAACTTAGTACTCTCTCTCGGTAGAAAGTACAGCGTAGCCATGCTGGATATCGACCATTTTAAGAAGTTTAACGATACCTATGGCCATGATGTTGGCGATCAGGTACTTAGGCTGGTAGCCGCAAAAATGGCCCGCGTTTCAGGAGGAGGTAAAGTGTTTAGATATGGTGGCGAGGAGTTCACTATTGTCTTTCCGAGAAAAGATGCAGATTCAATACTCGATGATTTAGAAGATGTAAGAGAGTCCATTGAGGAGTACCGCATCGTCTTACGCAATGATAAGCGCAAGAAACAAAATAACAGTCAAAACAAAGCTAAGCGAAACAAAGCGAAATCTCCAGCGACCAAGACCGTGAGTGTGACTATCTCTATAGGTGTGGCAGAACGCCTAAGTGGTGAAACCTTCGACCAGTCAATGAAACGAGCCGATGAGGCGCTTTATCGTGCTAAGAAAAAGGGTCGCAACCAAACTTGCCTATAA
- a CDS encoding globin family protein, with product MALTNKQIRLVQDSFSQVEPIAEKAAEIFYDALFGIDPSLKPLFRNDMKVQGRKLMTMLKAAVDGLNDLEALVPALQQLAKRHNDYGTKKSHFTPVGNALLYTLKTGLGDGFTEEVRQAWVSVIHIVVDTMKPEIKG from the coding sequence ATGGCATTAACAAACAAACAGATCCGACTTGTGCAAGACTCCTTTAGTCAAGTTGAACCGATAGCAGAGAAAGCTGCCGAAATTTTCTATGACGCCCTATTTGGCATAGACCCCTCACTAAAACCTCTTTTTCGCAATGATATGAAAGTACAAGGTCGAAAACTGATGACCATGTTAAAGGCCGCTGTAGATGGTTTAAATGATCTTGAAGCCTTAGTACCTGCATTACAGCAACTTGCCAAGCGACACAACGATTACGGCACCAAGAAAAGCCATTTTACTCCTGTAGGTAATGCCCTTCTATATACGTTGAAAACAGGCTTAGGTGACGGGTTTACCGAGGAGGTCAGACAGGCTTGGGTCTCAGTTATTCATATTGTAGTCGATACGATGAAACCTGAGATTAAGGGCTAA
- a CDS encoding VOC family protein translates to MRVDQYVQGQACWVELASHDAVAGKQFYAELFGWKSQDMPIPDGIYTMFGLATDSGEGQDDIGAAYQMPAQMAEQGVPTSWLVYFAVDSVDETVKNVESEGGSLSMGPCDVGTAGKMAMFTDTEGAKFAVWQAGDHVGSRRQGEHGTLCWVELASRDPESAKAFYPNVLQWQSQRGDMPEFEYTEWLVAGKPMGGMLQMTEEWGDLPPHWMLYFCVDDCDEAAAKASHLGGKVCVPPTDIEKVGRFSVINDPQGGFFSVITLSQDLLS, encoded by the coding sequence ATGAGAGTTGATCAATATGTTCAGGGGCAAGCCTGTTGGGTCGAGCTTGCCAGCCATGATGCTGTGGCTGGAAAGCAGTTTTATGCGGAGCTTTTTGGCTGGAAAAGTCAGGATATGCCTATCCCTGATGGGATTTATACCATGTTTGGATTAGCTACTGACTCAGGTGAGGGTCAGGATGATATCGGTGCCGCCTATCAGATGCCTGCACAGATGGCTGAGCAGGGAGTGCCTACATCTTGGTTGGTATATTTTGCTGTGGACAGTGTGGATGAAACGGTAAAAAATGTTGAGTCCGAAGGTGGTAGCTTATCTATGGGACCATGTGATGTAGGAACTGCAGGCAAGATGGCAATGTTCACCGATACAGAGGGAGCAAAGTTTGCCGTTTGGCAAGCTGGAGATCATGTTGGCTCCCGTCGACAAGGAGAGCATGGCACCTTGTGCTGGGTAGAGCTGGCAAGCCGAGACCCAGAATCTGCCAAGGCATTCTATCCAAATGTATTGCAATGGCAAAGCCAGCGCGGTGATATGCCTGAATTTGAATATACTGAATGGCTTGTCGCTGGAAAGCCTATGGGAGGTATGTTGCAAATGACTGAAGAGTGGGGCGATCTGCCACCTCACTGGATGCTCTATTTTTGTGTGGATGATTGTGACGAAGCGGCAGCTAAAGCCAGCCATTTAGGCGGTAAGGTTTGCGTACCTCCAACAGACATAGAGAAAGTTGGCCGTTTTTCCGTTATTAATGATCCTCAGGGGGGCTTCTTCTCTGTTATAACCTTGAGTCAGGATCTATTAAGCTAG